Below is a genomic region from Miscanthus floridulus cultivar M001 chromosome 1, ASM1932011v1, whole genome shotgun sequence.
TTTCCTGTCTACAACCTGAGGTGCCTTGAAGAATACTACCGAAGAAATGCCAGAGCGACCTTGGCTCAACCGCAACCTATGTTATCCCTTTTTTCTCTAGTCTACCTGGTAACTCCATTTCATCCTAGCTACTAGCTTAATTTTCCAGGTTTCCATGTTAGGTTAGGGTTGTATTTCCTGATTGCTTCGCCAAGAATTATCAGCAATTTTATACTGTTCCGTTGTCTGCTTTGCTTTCCAAGGGTCGCGAGAAGCAGGTTGCCAGTTCTACGCAGTCTAATGCCACCAGTGGGCAACAGCATGCTGATTCTGCTGATGTCAATGACAACTTGGCTACTATTCTCGTCCATTTGGTGACTCCACCGCCTGCCAATTACTAGCTTAATATGCAGCCTTTGAGGCTAGGCTAGGCTAGGTTACAGTGAATTGATCTATATTTTGCTTACTTTCCAAGTGTTGCGAAAAGGAGAAAGAAATGGTATCTGAATGGAAGGAGCAGGGGTTAGATGATGCCTCTCCTGAGATCAGGCTGAGCACCGCGATTCAGAAGCAAGTCATAAATCTTGTGCTGCCAAAAAAGAAGCGTATCATACCTCCTGTTATTGTACGTGTAGAAGAAACAGCTTCGCATCAGTTTAGATTCTATGCACTTTATTTATCTGTTTACTCCACTTGCAGCTAGATTGCATCAATTGTATCATGAAGGAAGCTGACTTGAGCCTTGTGTCGATGAGGAAGGGGATAAGGAAGGGGTCGCTTGCTGATGACTGTGATGGAAACTTGAGCCATAACATTCGTTATGAGGTGTTTTGTCTCATTAAAAAGTATTGGCGTGCACATCCGTCCTCTGCTTCTGTTGCTACATGTGCTGTCCTGTTTGTAAGTGTTGGTGCCAGACCAGAAATGATAGGTTTCATTTGTTGTATACGAGTATTTTTACTGTTTGATGGGTAACTTGCCTGCAAAAATTGCAAACAATAATTTGAAGGGAACCACAAAGGAAGCTGTCTCTTGTTTGGAGAGCATACCTTGACTACAAGCATCCGCTCGCTGGCCTTAGGTATGTTGTCTGATGATATGGATGCATATGTGCTTAAGACAGCTACAACTGAGGGCTTTTGCTATTGGGACTACGTTGATCCAGATGCAATAGACATGCCTGCCTGGTATGATGTATATATACTGATTGGTATATTTCATGATATGTGAGAGGAAAAATTTATAATGTTGTGAGGAGTGAGAAGCATATCAGTATTATTTCCTCTATGTTCTCTCTAGGTGTGGAAGTGCTAAAGTGCACGTCGATGGCTCTGATGAGTTAAGCAAGGAAAAGCATTCAACCAAAAACAAGGTGCAGCAATAAACTAGCACAAGTTGGCAGTTTGTTCTTATATTCTGAATCTTTTTTTGCTGACCTGAACCGTTTGCTAGCTGGAAGAGGATGTGATTGTCTACAACATAACCAGAGGCTCTCATGCGTTAAGTAGGGAAATGCATTCAACCAAAAACATGGTATAGCAATGACTCCACAAATTAACAGTTTTTGCTTAccttctgaatttttttttctgACTTGAGCCGTTTGCTAGCAGGAAGAGGATGTGATAGTCTGCGACATACGTGGAGGGAGGGTTGTATCGACTCAAAAGGTTAGTAGAAATTATATGGCTATAATGAAAGTCAGAAAGGCTTTCATGCATGTATAATTCAGAAACTTGGGGGAAGATCTGTTGTTCCTGTGTGTTAATGCAATGAGAGTAGGTGGTGGCAGGTTAAAATTAGTGAGCACACGGAGATGCTAATACCCATCTTTGCAGTTTTTTCGTTCATGATGCAATTACTTTGTTCTTTTAACTTATCCACTGGTATTAATAGATCATCAAACACTTTCAAGTTTGCAATCTCAGGTTGGAAAATGTTGTTGGTTATTATGGTATGATTTTATCCTAACAGATTTGAGTAGCACCCTCCTCTTAAAATTAACTTTTGTGTTTTTTTTAATGTCCATGCAAGGTACTAAGAAACATTTCCTGTTCCGTTTTATATGCACTCTGAGTTTGACAGACGCTGTTGGTTATGGTATAATTTTGTCCTAACAGATTTGAGCAGCACCCTGCTCTTGCACTTGTTTTGCTGTTCGTCTGAGGTGCTAAAAATTCTATTAATTCAGTACTTAGTAATTTTACCTCCAATCTTTCAAGAAGTTGCCAGATTAACAATAATTAACATAGCACTTCTCGGCTATGTATCTCGGATGCTTCACTAACCCAGCCGGCCAGCCGTCCCCATATCAGATACTTCAATATTATGATACTTTCTCTGTATTACCACAATGTTTTTCCGAGTTGAATATCGTTGCACCCATATTTCCGTACTGGTATCCTAAATCGGTGATATATAGCTTCTTGGCTCCTTGCCATTGACAGTAAAAAGGCTTTTTTTGGTCAAATTTTGTTGTTCTTTTTTTTCACATGTTGTAATACACCATTCCTAGTTCAATGATTAGACAAAGGAGCCAAGCACTGCATAACCTACATATATTATGCTACTTTTCTCTCTGTAATGTTTTTTTGGTGGG
It encodes:
- the LOC136453056 gene encoding uncharacterized protein: MSLSGRFDPAVLSGAVTATAIATAESRSVIGVETPGLQSALCWLSSGSIFSDGADPKRGVLHRMELRTKEAAYDFAAIRDHLTACVEILEEAKEEIGLFYRMPPPEIVSHRDLFETIWGWERFFPVYNLRCLEEYYRRNARATLAQPQPMLSLFSLVYLGREKQVASSTQSNATSGQQHADSADVNDNLATILVHLCCEKEKEMVSEWKEQGLDDASPEIRLSTAIQKQVINLVLPKKKRIIPPVILDCINCIMKEADLSLVSMRKGIRKGSLADDCDGNLSHNIRYEVFCLIKKYWRAHPSSASVATCAVLFTATTEGFCYWDYVDPDAIDMPAWCGSAKVHVDGSDELSKEKHSTKNKEEDVIVCDIRGGRVVSTQKPDDTS